The DNA sequence ATTGAAGGTTTATGTAGATACGAAAGATGCGATGGGTGCGAACATGATGAATACCATCTTAGAAGGCATTTCAGGCTTCTTGAAGGGCGAATGGCCTGAGATTAATGTATTAATGAGCATTTTGTCTAATCACGCTACAGCGTCGGTTGTGCGTGTCTCAGGAGAAATCGATATTGAGGATTTAGCACGCGGAGAAATGAGCGGTGCTGAAATTGCAAGACGCTTAGAAGCGGCTTCTGTATTAGCTTATGTAGATCCATATCGAGCAGTTACACACAATAAAGGTGTAATGAACGGTATTCATGCTGTCGTGCTTGCGACAGGCAATGATACACGCAGTGCAGAAGCGAGTGCACATGCTTATGCATGCAAAGAAGGGCAATACCGCAGTATGACTAAATGGGAATATCTTGAAGACAAAGGCCGTTTGAAAGGCACAATTGAGATTCCTATGACATTAGCAACGGTCGGCGGCGGTACGAAAGTCGTTCCGATTGCACGTCTTTCTCAAGAAATCTTACATGTAGATTCAGCACAAGAATTAGGCGAAGTCGCAGCGGCTGTAGGCCTTGCGCAAAACTTCTCTGCATGCCGCGCATTAGTATCTGAAGGCATTCAAGAAGGCCATATGAGTCTGCAATATAAATCACTTGCGATTGTCGCAGGTGCCAAAGGTGCAGAAATCGAACAAGTTGCGGATGCTTTAAAACAAGCAGAAACAGCAAATATGGCTAAAGCAGAAGCGCTATTAAAAGAATTAAGAGGATAATTATAAAGTCAGAAATATAATATAAAGCTGTAACCATAATAAAAGCAGCGCATCTTGTTAAACAGGATGCGCTGCTTTTACTTGCAACGTAAATCTATTAGTCGATTGAAATGTTTGAACCTGCGATGTCTTGTTCATCTTTTTTCGGCAATGTCACAGTAAGGACACCGTCTTTGTAAGATGCTGTGATACCGTCGCTTTCAATGTTGCTGAAAGAGAATTCACGGCTGACACTGTTTTCGCTGCGTTCTCTTTGGATTACGCGGCCTTCTTCATTTTCAGTGCGGCTTTCAATTGAACGTTTTGCACTGATTTTAAGTGTGCCTTCGTTGTAAGATAAGTTAATGTCCTTTTTATCAAATCCAGGTAAATCTGCTTTTACAATATATTGGTTATCTTTTTCTCTAATATCTGTTTTAACAGGATTGACCGTTGGAATTTGATCTATAAATTGGCGTCCGAATTCTTTAAAAATGTCAGTTGGTTTGCTTTCGAAAGGCATCTAAAATCTCTCCTTTTTCATTTAATAAAATCCCGCTTTCTTGTTCATTACCCTTGATTTTCAGGGATAATCCCAGTGAATCTTATGCGAGTTTCTATGATTCATTATACCAAATAGGAGAGGTGATAGATAATTAGAGGCTTTTCGTGTTATTCTTCAGTAAAGTTGTTAACGATAAATTTCGTAAGGACAGATTTAATTGTTTTAGCATCTTCCCATGAGATGTCTAAATCATTGAAAACTTCCATTGAAATCTTAGCAATTTCGTGTCTTGTTTTAACCCCTTGCTCTGTTAAAGAGACTAAAAGATTACGTTCATCTGTAGGCTTTCTTAGTCTTTTAACAAGGCCTTTAGCTTCAAGCTTTTTGATCATAGGTGTCAAAGTTCCCGAATCTAAATAAACACGCTGACCTAATGATTTGATATTAATAGATTCATCATCTTCTAACGCTAAAATGACAATATAAGCGGTATAGGTCAAACCGTACTTCTTTAGATGAGGTGTATAGCGTTTGATGATCTCTTTAGATGACACATAGAATAAAAAACATAATTGTTTTTCCAGAAAGTTGTTAGACTCATGCAATTAAATCACTCCTTATTTAAACCAACGATATTATGAACGCTATCACTTGTCAAGAAGTAATTTCATCCATATAATTTACTGTGTTTAAGAATGATGATTCAAATGAGCGAAATAACATATCTTTTGCAGACAAACATATATAAAGGAGATAGTTGAAAAGATGGAAAAACAATTATTTGATGATGTACTCAAAGCACGCAAATCGGTGAAAGTATACGACAAGGATGTCAAAATTTCACATGAAGAAATGGATGAAATGCTGGAGAAAGCAGCTTTAGCACCTTCATCTATCAATATGCAGCCGTGGAGAGTAGTGGTTGTTGAGAGCGAAGCAGGCAAAGAAAAGCTGCGTCCTATTATACAATTCAATACAAGACAAAATGATACTTCTGCCGCTATGGTTGTTATCTTCGGCGACCTTAAAAACTATGAATACGGCGAACAGATTTATCAAGGCAATGTAGATAAAGGCTATATGCCGAAAGAAACAAAAGAAGATTTATTATCGAAGTTCATTCCGTTTTATAAAGGTTTATCATTACCGCAAATGACATCAATCGTTAATATCGACTGCAGTTTGTTTGCGATGCAGTTTATGTTAGTAGCAAAAGCACATGGTTATGATACGAACCCTATCGGCGGTTTTGATAAAGAAAATATTGCGGAAGTATTAGGACTTGATTCTAACCGCTATTTACCGATTATGATTGTAGCAGTAGGTAAAGCAGACCAAGAAGCCCACCATACGTATCGTTTAGACCCTGATGCGTTCAGACGTTATTTCTAAGCGTATTATCGACAATTTTGTTACAATAATGGGAAATGTGTAACATTATTGAGCAATTTCATTCATACTTATACAGATAGAGATGTTTAAATGGTATGATTTTTAGGGCTAAAGGAGTCTAAAGATGAAGAAAAAAGTGTTTCATATTATCTTAATAATTATTGGTTCATTAATTGTCGCAACGGTTTTTTTCTTTGGTTTGAAAATGTATCAAGGAAAACAAAACTTGAAATTGGTTGATCAGTATATTGCGGAACATCATCTGCAAGACAAAATCAAATCTGAAGAAAAGAAATTTAATGCGAAAGACGGCGTTTACTATAAAGAAGTAGTGTTCAAAGATGAACCTGAATTGACGTATGTCATTCAGCCGATGGCTACTTCAAAAGGATTATTTGCACAAGCATTTGATACGCAAACAAGAAAACACATCAAAAAAGCCAAACATAATTTCTTTGATGACAATTATAAGCTTAAATAACCGAGCAAGTATGTTAGAATAAAAATGATTAAGACATTAAACACCATGTATTGTGTTTAGTGTCTTATTTGCGTTAAATTAAGATTGAATTCAAAAATTCGTGATAACAGTATGAAAAATGTATCACGACTTATTAATGTTTGATTAAGATTATCGAAATGGGATATAACACCTTTAGTATCAGCAGAGAGAAAAAACATGATAGGAGGGACGCCTGTGACACACAGAAATCAAAAACGTTGGCCAGGGTTTGTATTAGTGATTATCGGTTCAATCTTTTGGGGTGCTGGCGGGACAGTATCACAATGGTTATTTGAACATATACACTTGCCGGTCACGTGGTTCGTGGGTGTACGTTTATTAGTATCCGGATTACTATTAGTTATTATTTCATTCTTCTTAGAAGGTAAGAAGACCATTACAATTTGGGCAGATAAAAAAGATACGCTCAAATTATTTATTTATTCACTCATTGGAATGTTAGGTGTGCAGTACTGCTTTATGGCAACCATTCATTATGGTAACGCAGCAGTCGCAACGTTGCTCCAATATTTAGGTCCCGTAATTATTATTTTATATTTAGTAGCGGCTAAAGTGATTAATTTCAGATGGAAAGAAGGCATTGCTGTTACATTAGCGCTCAGCGGTACATTCTTACTGTTGACGAATGGATCGCTTGCGACTTTATCTGTACCGATGCCGGCCATCATTTGGGGTGTTATGTCTGCGTTTGCGATGGCATTCTATACTATCTTCCCAGTACAGCTGCTTGCTAAGTGGGGCACAGTCAATGTCGTCGGCTGGGCTATGTTTATCGCAGGGGTATTCTTGAACTTCCTGCATCCGTTTTGGAAAGTAGATATTTCAAACTGGGATTTTAAAGTTTTAGTTTATTTATTTATCGCAGTCATCATTGGTACGATGTTTGCGTTCTGGCTGTTTATATCCAGTCTTAAATTCTTATATCCGCAAGAAGCCAGTGTTCTAGGTACAATCGAACCGTTAACAGCGATTTTATTATCTGTTGTGTGGTTAGGCGTATCCTTCGGATTATGGCAAGTTGTCGGTGTTTCATTCATCGTATTGATGGTTATCTTCTTAGCAGTGGTCAAAGATTAACTTAAATAATTAGGATAGAAAGTAATCAGAGTCTATAGGTGTTTAATTCCACTTATATAGTATATAATTCTATACTATTGGTGTAAAATCATCTTAAACTTTTAAACTTTTCTATCCTGATTATTTTTTTTCTGATATAATTAAACAATGTCAGAAAAAGGGGAGATGCATCAATGGCTTTATTTAAGAGAAAAATAAGTTTACCAGTGCAGGTTATGATTGCGCTTGTTCTAGGTGTTGTTGTAGGACTATTACTATATGGACAAAAAGACATAGCGAATTACATTCAACCGCTTGGTGATATATTTTTAAACTTAATTAAAATGATTGTTATTCCGGTTGTATTTTGTTCGCTGGCCTTATCTATCTCAGGTGTAGGCGAATCTAAAACAGTCGGACGTTACGGACTTAAAACAATCATTTACTTTGAAGTGATTACAACTATCGCAATTGCATTAGGTGTTTTGTTCGCGAACATATTTAAACCGGGGACGGGATTAGATCCGAACAAATTACCGAAAGGTGATATTTCGAAATATGAGTCATCAGCGCATGCAGCTGAACATTCTACATATGGCAATCATTTTATTGATACCATTGTAAATATCATTCCGACGAACTTTTTCGAAGCATTAGCTAAAGGAGAATTGCTTCCAATCATCTTCTTCGCGGTATTCTTTGGTTTAGGTATCGCAGCAATCGGAGAAAAAGGTGAGCCTGTGAAAGCATTCTTAGGCGGAGTGTTAGAAGCGACTTTCTGGATGATCAATAAAATCTTAAAATTAGCGCCGCTTGGCGTGTTCGCATTTATCTGTGTAACTATTATGACATTCGGTGCTTCCGCATTAATTCCACTTGTGAAACTTGTACTTGTGGTAGTCGGCGCAATGGTCTTCTTCGTTGTCGTTGTCTTAGGCATTGTAGCTAAATTATGCGGCATCAGTGTATTTGATATTATAAAAGTATTGAAAAGTGAAATTTTATTGGCATTCTCAACTTCAAGTTCTGAAGCAGTATTGCCGGTAATGATGAAAAAAATGGAAAACTTCGGTTCGCCGAAAGATATTACGTCATTTGTTATTCCGATCGGATACACGTTCAACTTGGACGGTTCAGCGTTGTATCAATCGATTGCGGCTTTATTCGTAGCGCAAATGTACGGTATTCATTTAAGCTTAGGCGAACAATTAGTCTTAATCTTTACACTTATGATTACATCAAAAGGTATGGCAGCTGTACCAGGTACCTCTATCGTTGTTCTCTTGACGACATTAGGTTCTATGGGCTTACCGGCAGCCGGCTTAGCATTAATCATCGGTGTCGACCGTATCTTAGATATGGTACGTACATGTGTTAACGTCGTAGGTAACGCATTATCTACAGTTGTTATTGCTAGATGGGAAAATGTATTCGATAAGAAAAAATCAGAAGAGTACTTAAAATCGATTTAAGCAGTAATGCAAGTCAATAGGCATACAGCCTAAATCTAAATTTAATTTTCTGACATACTGATTTGTAAAAGAAGAACCACCGGTGCAAAAAAGCATCGGTGGTTTTATTCTTTCTTCATATTTCAGTGTTTAAATTAATGTTTCATGTCATGTATTTTCATCATCAAACCGTGCGGAATATCATCATGCTGCACGACTTTTTTCTTTGAAAATTCATCAGAATCTTTCTTTTTGACTAGTAAGACAAAGTCGCCTTTTTTCGGTTGGAATTGATCATCTGTTTGAATTTTGACGTTTTCCTCAATATGGTTATCTTTTTCACGTACCATTTTCTCAACTGTTTTAGAATCTTTCATGATACCGTAATATGTTTCTTTTTCGCCTGATGTCATCATTATTATGACTAAAACTATACATGCGATTGCAAGGACTGCAATTAATACGATACCGAGCGTTTTACCATTCTTTTTCATGTATGTAAAACTCCTTTCTTTTTCTTCTTTTATATATACCGAAAATCATAAAAAATTGCAACGAATCATAAATAGGACGTCTTTGTTATAATGAAATAAGCATAAGTTAAAGGAGACCAGCATATGAATTTTATTGTTTATTGCGGTGCCAGCGAAGGCAAAAATGAAATATATCGTCAAGCTGCACAACAAATAGGAGAATGGATGGCGCAAAAAGGCTATGGTTTAGTTTATGGCGGCGGCAATATCGGCTTGATGGGGAAACTTGCAGATACCATTAAGCAGCATCACGGCCATGTCATCGGTGTGATGCCGAGATTTTTAGAAGAAAAGGAAATTGCACATCAAGGTTTAGATGAATTGATTATTGTAGATACGATGGCTGAACGTAAAGCAGCTATGCTTGAAAAAGGTGATGCATGTATTGCATTGCCCGGAGGCCCCGGCACATTAGAAGAAATAACTGAAATGGTGTCATGGGCAAGAATTGGTCAAAATGATAATCCTTGTATCTTTTTTAATGTATCAGGGTATTATGACAAAATGGCAGCCTTTTATGATCAAATGGTGGAAGAAGGATTTGTCAGTCAAGCAGATCGCGATTTAATCTTGTTTACAGATGATTTTGATGCATTAGAAGATTTTATTCATCATTATGAAGCACCGCATGCACGTAAATATAATTAAATAAAAATAGACATCATGCATTAAAGCCTGTGCAGACTTTGATGCATGATGTCTATCGTTTGAAGCGATAATTTATATTTTGCCTTTTCTCCATAAGAATAAGAATACAATCGCGACAATAATCATGGAAATACCTAAGGTCGCAACCCAAGAGGTCGGACTATGGTCATTGAGCGGTAAAGGTACGTTCATACCGAAGAAGCTGAAGACCAATGTCGGTAAAGTTAAGAATACTGTAAACAACGTTAAAGTTTTCATAATGTTGTTCATATCATTAGATAGCAGTGATTCATATGAAGTTGTGATACTTTCTAAGATACGTGTATGCAATTCAGTTGTTTCGATGGCTTGGTTGGTTTCGACAAACAAGTCTTCGATTAAATCTTCATCTTCTTCAAAGCGTTTAATAGGCGGTAATTTAAAGAGTTTTTTGAAGACGTCTTCATTACCTTTCAACGCAGCTAAGAAGTATACCAGACTTTTTTCGACTTCCATGAGATTATACAGTTGTTTATTTGTGACTGTTTTTTTCAATTCACGTTCAATACGTAATCTTGATTTATTAAGCAAACGCAAGTTGCGGTTATAGTGATTAGAAATCGTGACTAAGATATTCAACGCAAACTGGCTGCGGTAATGCAAGTTCTGGCTGGATTTTGTGAAGGTGTCTAAAAACTCTACTTCATGATCGCAAACAGTAATCAGACGGCCGTGACCAATAATAATTCCCAGCGGAATAGTCATAAAGGATAGAATCTTATGATTATTTTTATTAACGATCGGAATGTCGATGATGATTAGAGAATATCCGGTTTCGTCATCAAATTCGACACGGGCACTCTCATCGGCATCCAAAGGGTCCTTTAAGAAGTCTTCTGGAATAGTGAAACGCTCAATCAATGATTCGACTTCTTCTCTTGAGGGCTCAGTGATATTAATCCACAAAGCGTCTTCTAAAGAAGTAGTATGAATATCGTGATGAACATTGTGTTTGTAAGCTGTAATCATTCTGAAGCTTCCTTTCTATGAATAAATCAAACAAGGTAATTTAAACGCAGTACTTTAAGTTAAAAATAAAGAGAACGTATTGTCCGATTTATTTATTATGTGCTACATAATAGTACCATAATTTACTGATTTGTGTAGTCTAATTATTAAAGGATGTGACGAAATGGCAACAACAATTCAATACTTGTTACGTATGATAACGAATGAAATGAAAGTGAAAGCTGACCATTTGTTAGAACCTTACGGGATTACTCAAGAGCAAGCGCAGACACTGCGCTATATTTATGAAAGTGATACAGGCAAAGTGGCACAAACTGATTTGATTCAAATTTTTAATCGCAAGGGTCCGACAGTAAGCAGTGCGTTAAGAAGCCTTGAAAATAAAAAGCTGATTGAACGTATCAGTGTGCCAGAAGATACACGTAAGAAAGAAGTCGTATTAACAGCATTAGCAAAGAAAGATGTCCGTGAAATCATTGCGATTTTGGATGAGGTAGAAGCGGTTTTATTTTATGAAATACCAAAAGCCGATCAAAATGCGTTAAAAGAAATTCTCTATAAAATGCAAGATAATCTGCGTACGCTTGATTCTGAGGCAGGACCTTTTTAAAAGGTTGTTCCGTGTGTCAATTTCATGACGATTTGTACATGACTTTCTGAAAGCATTGGCATCCTTTATAATAGAGAGGAATACTATTAGGAGGAAACAAAAATGCGCAGAATTTTGTATACATTTTTAACTTATACAATTATCGGCTTGCTCAGCGGTGTATATTATCGCGAGTTGACTAAAGCTTTTGAGTTCACAGGCAAAACGCAATTGTCGATTGTGCATACGCATCTGTTAATGCTGGGTATGTTCATGTTCTTGATTTTAATTGTATTTGAAAAACTATTCCAATTAAGCAAGTACTACTCATTTAATTGGTTTTATTATGTTTATAATATTGGGGTTATCGTTACAGTGGCACTACAAGCGATTAAAGGGACAATGCAAGTTACAGGAGCAAGTATTTCACCTGGAATTGCAGGTATCGCAGGATTAGGCCATATGACTTTATCAGCCGGGTTTATTATTTTGTTCTTCTTATTGAAGAAAGCTATATTAACCCATCCGATAGAAGGACAGCAAAAACACAAAAATTAAAAGTATATGCAAAAGACGCAACATGGTGCGATGTTGTGTCTTTTCTTTATAATTTGATAAAAGTTAATATCATCTCGCGACAATATCATGTAAAATATAGATGAGAACAATTTTCAATACGAATTATGCAGCACAAGAAAGAAATTAGGGGGCAAGCATAATATGAAAGATTTAACAATTATAGGCGGAGGACCTGCAGGCCTTTATGCGAGCTTTTATGCAGGACTTCGAGGCATGAGTGTGCGCTTAATAGATGTACAAGATCAGCTCGGAGGCAAGATGTGTCTGTATCCTGAAAAGATTATTTGGGATATCGGCGGTGTTGCGCCTAAACCGTGCTATCAAATTACGAAAGATTTGATTGAACAAGGGCTTCATTTTAATCCGGAAGTCCGTTTGAAAGAACGTGTCACAGACATTCATAAAGTCAAAGAACGTCATTTCAAAGTGACAACAGACCAAGGACAAGTTTATGAATCCAAGGCAGTAATCATTGCGATTGGCGGCGGTATTATTCAACCTAAGCCTTTAAAAATCAAAGATGCTGAGCGTTACCAAATTACAAACTTGCATTACGTCGTACAAAAGCTGTCTCGTTTTGCGGATAAAAATGTCTTGATTTCAGGAGCAGGCAATTCTGCGATAGATTGGGCATGTGAAATCGCACCTTATGCGAAAAGCGTGCGTTTAGTTTACCGTAAAGATAAATTAACCGGATTTGAGGCAATGCAGGATAAATTATCTGCATATGGTGTGATACAATATCCGAATAGCCAAATCACAGCGTTAATCGGTGATGAAAAGCAGGAGAATATTCAATCGGTTGTTGTGGAAAACAGTACAACAGGAGAAGCAGAAACCTTATCCGTAGATGATGTCATCATCAGTCACGGTTTTGATATTGAAAATCCGCTATTAGAAGAAGCCGCTACGAAACTCGAAATGATGAATGCCTATCAGATTAAAGGACAGGGCAATACGACAACGAGCGAGCCAGGTGTTTTTGCATGCGGCGACATTATTCATCACGATGCGAAAGTACACTTGATCGCAAGTGCCTTCAGCGATGCAGGCAATGCGGCGAACTTAGCCAAACAATATATTGAACCTGAAGCACCGGCAGAAGGTTATGTTT is a window from the Staphylococcus sp. IVB6181 genome containing:
- a CDS encoding hydroxymethylglutaryl-CoA reductase, degradative, producing MKALGKDFRHLSRQDKLQRLEDNGWISSESHQELLDLPLLSEEVADSLIENVITQGALPVGLLPEIIVEGKHYAVPMMVEEPSVVAAASYGSKLVNKTGGFKVESSERLMIGQIVFMDVKDPKALAEQLLDKEDQIHQIADTAYPSILKRGGGYRKIDVDTFENEQLVSLKVYVDTKDAMGANMMNTILEGISGFLKGEWPEINVLMSILSNHATASVVRVSGEIDIEDLARGEMSGAEIARRLEAASVLAYVDPYRAVTHNKGVMNGIHAVVLATGNDTRSAEASAHAYACKEGQYRSMTKWEYLEDKGRLKGTIEIPMTLATVGGGTKVVPIARLSQEILHVDSAQELGEVAAAVGLAQNFSACRALVSEGIQEGHMSLQYKSLAIVAGAKGAEIEQVADALKQAETANMAKAEALLKELRG
- a CDS encoding Hsp20/alpha crystallin family protein — encoded protein: MPFESKPTDIFKEFGRQFIDQIPTVNPVKTDIREKDNQYIVKADLPGFDKKDINLSYNEGTLKISAKRSIESRTENEEGRVIQRERSENSVSREFSFSNIESDGITASYKDGVLTVTLPKKDEQDIAGSNISID
- a CDS encoding MarR family winged helix-turn-helix transcriptional regulator produces the protein MHESNNFLEKQLCFLFYVSSKEIIKRYTPHLKKYGLTYTAYIVILALEDDESINIKSLGQRVYLDSGTLTPMIKKLEAKGLVKRLRKPTDERNLLVSLTEQGVKTRHEIAKISMEVFNDLDISWEDAKTIKSVLTKFIVNNFTEE
- a CDS encoding nitroreductase family protein, which translates into the protein MEKQLFDDVLKARKSVKVYDKDVKISHEEMDEMLEKAALAPSSINMQPWRVVVVESEAGKEKLRPIIQFNTRQNDTSAAMVVIFGDLKNYEYGEQIYQGNVDKGYMPKETKEDLLSKFIPFYKGLSLPQMTSIVNIDCSLFAMQFMLVAKAHGYDTNPIGGFDKENIAEVLGLDSNRYLPIMIVAVGKADQEAHHTYRLDPDAFRRYF
- a CDS encoding DUF3139 domain-containing protein, yielding MKKKVFHIILIIIGSLIVATVFFFGLKMYQGKQNLKLVDQYIAEHHLQDKIKSEEKKFNAKDGVYYKEVVFKDEPELTYVIQPMATSKGLFAQAFDTQTRKHIKKAKHNFFDDNYKLK
- a CDS encoding DMT family transporter; this translates as MTHRNQKRWPGFVLVIIGSIFWGAGGTVSQWLFEHIHLPVTWFVGVRLLVSGLLLVIISFFLEGKKTITIWADKKDTLKLFIYSLIGMLGVQYCFMATIHYGNAAVATLLQYLGPVIIILYLVAAKVINFRWKEGIAVTLALSGTFLLLTNGSLATLSVPMPAIIWGVMSAFAMAFYTIFPVQLLAKWGTVNVVGWAMFIAGVFLNFLHPFWKVDISNWDFKVLVYLFIAVIIGTMFAFWLFISSLKFLYPQEASVLGTIEPLTAILLSVVWLGVSFGLWQVVGVSFIVLMVIFLAVVKD
- a CDS encoding cation:dicarboxylate symporter family transporter, giving the protein MALFKRKISLPVQVMIALVLGVVVGLLLYGQKDIANYIQPLGDIFLNLIKMIVIPVVFCSLALSISGVGESKTVGRYGLKTIIYFEVITTIAIALGVLFANIFKPGTGLDPNKLPKGDISKYESSAHAAEHSTYGNHFIDTIVNIIPTNFFEALAKGELLPIIFFAVFFGLGIAAIGEKGEPVKAFLGGVLEATFWMINKILKLAPLGVFAFICVTIMTFGASALIPLVKLVLVVVGAMVFFVVVVLGIVAKLCGISVFDIIKVLKSEILLAFSTSSSEAVLPVMMKKMENFGSPKDITSFVIPIGYTFNLDGSALYQSIAALFVAQMYGIHLSLGEQLVLIFTLMITSKGMAAVPGTSIVVLLTTLGSMGLPAAGLALIIGVDRILDMVRTCVNVVGNALSTVVIARWENVFDKKKSEEYLKSI
- a CDS encoding DUF4889 domain-containing protein — protein: MKKNGKTLGIVLIAVLAIACIVLVIIMMTSGEKETYYGIMKDSKTVEKMVREKDNHIEENVKIQTDDQFQPKKGDFVLLVKKKDSDEFSKKKVVQHDDIPHGLMMKIHDMKH
- a CDS encoding TIGR00730 family Rossman fold protein, coding for MNFIVYCGASEGKNEIYRQAAQQIGEWMAQKGYGLVYGGGNIGLMGKLADTIKQHHGHVIGVMPRFLEEKEIAHQGLDELIIVDTMAERKAAMLEKGDACIALPGGPGTLEEITEMVSWARIGQNDNPCIFFNVSGYYDKMAAFYDQMVEEGFVSQADRDLILFTDDFDALEDFIHHYEAPHARKYN
- a CDS encoding magnesium transporter CorA family protein: MITAYKHNVHHDIHTTSLEDALWINITEPSREEVESLIERFTIPEDFLKDPLDADESARVEFDDETGYSLIIIDIPIVNKNNHKILSFMTIPLGIIIGHGRLITVCDHEVEFLDTFTKSSQNLHYRSQFALNILVTISNHYNRNLRLLNKSRLRIERELKKTVTNKQLYNLMEVEKSLVYFLAALKGNEDVFKKLFKLPPIKRFEEDEDLIEDLFVETNQAIETTELHTRILESITTSYESLLSNDMNNIMKTLTLFTVFLTLPTLVFSFFGMNVPLPLNDHSPTSWVATLGISMIIVAIVFLFLWRKGKI
- a CDS encoding MarR family winged helix-turn-helix transcriptional regulator, with the translated sequence MATTIQYLLRMITNEMKVKADHLLEPYGITQEQAQTLRYIYESDTGKVAQTDLIQIFNRKGPTVSSALRSLENKKLIERISVPEDTRKKEVVLTALAKKDVREIIAILDEVEAVLFYEIPKADQNALKEILYKMQDNLRTLDSEAGPF
- a CDS encoding DUF2871 domain-containing protein: MRRILYTFLTYTIIGLLSGVYYRELTKAFEFTGKTQLSIVHTHLLMLGMFMFLILIVFEKLFQLSKYYSFNWFYYVYNIGVIVTVALQAIKGTMQVTGASISPGIAGIAGLGHMTLSAGFIILFFLLKKAILTHPIEGQQKHKN
- a CDS encoding NAD(P)/FAD-dependent oxidoreductase, whose protein sequence is MKDLTIIGGGPAGLYASFYAGLRGMSVRLIDVQDQLGGKMCLYPEKIIWDIGGVAPKPCYQITKDLIEQGLHFNPEVRLKERVTDIHKVKERHFKVTTDQGQVYESKAVIIAIGGGIIQPKPLKIKDAERYQITNLHYVVQKLSRFADKNVLISGAGNSAIDWACEIAPYAKSVRLVYRKDKLTGFEAMQDKLSAYGVIQYPNSQITALIGDEKQENIQSVVVENSTTGEAETLSVDDVIISHGFDIENPLLEEAATKLEMMNAYQIKGQGNTTTSEPGVFACGDIIHHDAKVHLIASAFSDAGNAANLAKQYIEPEAPAEGYVSSHNEHFKEANKAIIQQYNEQ